A region of Paenibacillus sp. JNUCC-31 DNA encodes the following proteins:
- a CDS encoding DeoR/GlpR family DNA-binding transcription regulator — protein sequence MLAAERYDRIVEMVNMKGSMRVSELSELCRVTEETIRRDLDRLEQAGRLRRSHGGAVSVKEEQPEIPYRVRETTHAEEKKRIAQSALSMICPGDRILLDASTTAGYMAANMPDMPLTVLTNSIQVATELSSREKIEVISTGGQLAPRSLSFVGPLAERSLETYHVDKLFLSCKGVHLEGGGISESNELQARLKQKMVGISDQVILLADASKFGVRAFARVTGLNAVHAVITDQPLEGELMDRLNGYDIEITTV from the coding sequence ATGCTGGCAGCAGAACGCTATGACCGGATTGTAGAGATGGTTAATATGAAGGGCAGTATGCGGGTATCCGAACTTAGTGAGCTCTGCCGAGTAACAGAAGAGACCATTCGACGTGATCTGGACCGGCTGGAGCAAGCAGGGCGACTTCGTCGTTCTCATGGTGGAGCGGTCAGCGTGAAGGAAGAGCAGCCAGAGATCCCGTACCGCGTGAGGGAGACAACCCATGCGGAGGAAAAGAAAAGGATTGCTCAATCAGCCCTTTCGATGATCTGCCCGGGGGATCGAATTCTGCTGGATGCCAGCACAACAGCAGGTTATATGGCAGCAAATATGCCGGATATGCCTTTGACGGTATTGACCAATTCCATACAGGTAGCTACCGAACTGAGCAGTAGGGAGAAAATCGAAGTCATCTCGACCGGGGGCCAACTGGCCCCTCGCTCGTTATCTTTTGTTGGACCGCTCGCTGAACGTTCGCTGGAAACGTACCATGTTGATAAGTTGTTTCTCTCGTGTAAAGGTGTGCATCTGGAGGGCGGTGGAATCAGTGAATCCAATGAGCTTCAGGCCAGATTGAAGCAGAAAATGGTCGGCATATCCGACCAGGTCATTTTGCTTGCAGATGCCAGCAAATTCGGTGTTCGTGCATTTGCCCGCGTAACCGGGCTGAATGCCGTTCATGCGGTGATCACGGATCAGCCGCTGGAAGGCGAATTAATGGACCGTTTAAACGGCTATGATATCGAGATCACGACCGTTTAA
- a CDS encoding (Fe-S)-binding protein, which yields MKVSLFITCLSDAIYPRVGEAMVRLLAAHGVRLDFPSVQTCCGQPSYNSGYWDETRVAAKTILEAFDDSDFVVCPSGSCTYMIHHYPELFADEPLWLEKAKRLEAKAYEFTQFLVQVLGITDLGAHFPHKVTYHPSCHGSRLLGVKDEPMALLSAVKGLEFVPLPFGEDCCGFGGTFAIKMPDISGAMVTEKVDHIKETEAEVLVGLDMACLMNIAGNLRYRNEPVRVMHLAELLYEGVQTG from the coding sequence ATGAAAGTCTCCTTGTTCATTACCTGCCTCAGCGATGCCATCTATCCCCGTGTGGGGGAGGCGATGGTCAGATTGCTCGCCGCTCATGGTGTGCGGCTGGATTTCCCGTCCGTGCAGACCTGCTGCGGACAGCCTTCCTACAATAGCGGGTATTGGGATGAGACACGAGTAGCCGCCAAAACGATTTTGGAGGCCTTTGATGACAGTGATTTTGTCGTCTGTCCTTCGGGCTCCTGTACGTATATGATTCATCATTATCCCGAGCTGTTTGCCGATGAACCCCTATGGCTGGAGAAGGCCAAACGTCTGGAGGCGAAAGCCTATGAATTCACCCAGTTTCTCGTTCAGGTGCTTGGGATCACGGATTTGGGTGCGCATTTTCCACATAAGGTTACCTATCACCCCTCCTGTCACGGAAGCCGTTTGTTAGGCGTGAAGGATGAGCCGATGGCCTTACTGTCCGCTGTGAAGGGCTTGGAGTTCGTCCCGCTTCCTTTTGGAGAGGATTGCTGCGGGTTCGGGGGGACATTTGCCATCAAAATGCCGGATATATCCGGTGCCATGGTCACGGAGAAGGTGGATCACATTAAAGAGACGGAGGCCGAAGTATTGGTAGGATTGGATATGGCCTGTCTGATGAATATTGCGGGCAATCTCCGTTATCGGAATGAACCGGTGCGTGTGATGCATTTGGCGGAACTGCTGTATGAGGGGGTGCAAACCGGATGA
- a CDS encoding LutB/LldF family L-lactate oxidation iron-sulfur protein, translating to MSQPGVMDVTVKKRAELALNDDFLRKAVKFTTERLRNGKKSASEEHGNWEEWRERGRQIRLHTIAHLDYYLNEFVNNARANGVHIHFADTSVEAAAIALDIAAHKQASTVVKSKSMVSEEVHLNHVLESAGIEAIETDLGEYIIQLAGEAPSHIVIPAIHKNRYQIAELLSKEAGEILEPDTTVLAGFVRKKLREKFLEADIGMTGCNFAIAETGSMVLFENEGNARMVSTVPKTQITLMGMERIIPSWADLEVMATLLPRSATGQKLTMYMSGITGPRRSEDGDGPEEMHIIIVDNGRSLQLGDPEFQELLNCIRCGACLNACPVYRHIGGHAYGGTYSGPIGAVLTPALNGNIEEWNDIAGASSLCGACYEACPVKIPLHDMLVYLRRRKVEKGYGNKLESAGMKGFAAVVSNSKRFGTAIRLGQIGQKAVVRNNGISLKLGPLKGWNSYRVAPSLAKRSFRQQWNKLDEELNQGQTEMDSSIRNRMEQILREREGGGQHEH from the coding sequence ATGAGTCAGCCGGGTGTAATGGATGTTACCGTGAAGAAACGTGCAGAACTTGCGTTAAATGATGATTTTCTGCGCAAAGCGGTCAAGTTTACGACAGAACGACTGCGTAATGGCAAAAAATCCGCATCAGAGGAACATGGCAACTGGGAAGAATGGCGGGAGCGTGGACGTCAGATTCGTCTGCATACGATTGCCCATCTGGATTATTATTTGAATGAATTCGTCAACAATGCACGCGCGAACGGTGTGCATATTCATTTTGCCGATACTTCGGTGGAGGCAGCGGCGATTGCATTGGATATTGCGGCTCACAAACAGGCTTCAACCGTGGTGAAATCGAAATCAATGGTGTCCGAGGAAGTGCACCTCAACCATGTGTTGGAGTCCGCAGGCATTGAAGCGATTGAGACCGATCTGGGTGAATATATTATCCAGCTGGCAGGTGAAGCCCCGTCTCATATCGTCATTCCGGCCATTCATAAGAACCGTTATCAGATCGCGGAGCTGTTATCGAAGGAAGCGGGCGAAATTCTGGAACCGGACACCACTGTACTTGCCGGATTTGTACGCAAAAAACTTCGCGAGAAGTTTCTCGAAGCAGATATCGGCATGACGGGCTGCAATTTTGCAATTGCGGAGACAGGTTCCATGGTCCTGTTTGAAAATGAAGGCAATGCCCGGATGGTGTCGACCGTGCCAAAGACGCAGATTACCTTAATGGGCATGGAGCGTATCATTCCGTCTTGGGCTGATCTGGAAGTAATGGCAACCCTGCTGCCACGATCTGCGACAGGTCAGAAATTGACGATGTATATGTCAGGCATAACCGGTCCTCGTCGATCAGAGGACGGTGACGGACCGGAAGAAATGCATATTATTATTGTGGACAATGGGCGTTCGCTTCAATTGGGGGACCCTGAATTTCAGGAGTTGCTGAACTGTATTCGCTGCGGAGCCTGTCTGAATGCTTGTCCAGTGTACCGACATATTGGCGGGCATGCTTACGGTGGAACTTACAGCGGACCTATAGGAGCGGTGCTCACGCCTGCCTTAAATGGAAATATCGAGGAATGGAATGATATCGCGGGTGCTTCGAGCCTGTGCGGAGCCTGTTATGAAGCCTGTCCGGTCAAAATCCCGCTGCATGATATGCTCGTATATTTGCGTAGACGCAAGGTAGAAAAGGGCTATGGAAACAAGCTTGAAAGCGCAGGTATGAAAGGTTTTGCGGCGGTTGTATCCAATTCCAAACGGTTCGGTACAGCTATTCGACTCGGACAGATCGGTCAGAAAGCCGTTGTACGCAATAACGGAATTTCACTGAAACTTGGGCCTCTCAAGGGCTGGAACAGTTATCGGGTTGCACCAAGCCTCGCGAAGCGTTCC